In Quercus robur chromosome 11, dhQueRobu3.1, whole genome shotgun sequence, the following proteins share a genomic window:
- the LOC126707114 gene encoding uncharacterized protein At4g06744-like, protein MASISLLIRQFIYTSLIFLPCLLCVNSTCSCSPSPPPPPSLDFNLTFVDIRLAVVYPIIQSFKKTITADPFNKTKTWVGSDICNKYEGFFCDIPPDNRSAKALAAIDFNGFQLAAPTLEGFIDQLPDLAIFHANTNNFSGIISPNISNLPYFYELDISNNRFFGEFPQAVLGMNNISFLDIRYNFFTGTVPQQVFMQTLDVLFINNNNFKRQLLPQNLGFTSALYLTFANNKFTGPIPRSIGNASSTLLEVLFLNNQLTGCIPYEIGLLQKATVFDAGNNFLTGPLPWSLGCLDSIEQLNFAGNSLYGEVPEVVCLLGNLLNLSLSDNYFTHVGPVCRKLIKKGVLDVRDNCIYGLPDQKSLGECWWFFFYSRFWHCQYPWWLSTYVPCKTYTHFKKAPPVGSKRRLMSYAALGRERL, encoded by the coding sequence ATGGCAAGCATTTCTCTACTTATTAGACAATTTATCTACACCTCCCTCATCTTCCTTCCATGCCTTCTCTGCGTAAACTCCACATGCTCATGCTCACCATCACCACCTCCACCTCCTTCACTGGACTTTAATTTAACCTTCGTAGACATAAGGCTCGCCGTTGTCTACCCAATAATCCAAAGTTTCAAGAAGACAATCACTGCAGACCCCTTTAACAAAACCAAAACGTGGGTTGGTTCAGACATATGCAACAAGTACGAGGGCTTCTTCTGTGATATCCCACCGGACAATAGATCCGCCAAGGCCCTCGCCGCCATTGATTTCAATGGATTTCAGCTTGCAGCCCCTACTCTTGAAGGTTTCATAGACCAACTTCCTGACCTTGCAATCTTCCATGCCAACACCAACAACTTTTCTGGTATTATTTCACCAAATATCTCAAACCTCCCATATTTCTACGAGCTTGATATAAGTAACAACAGATTTTTTGGGGAATTTCCACAAGCAGTGTTGGGCATGAACAATATATCATTCTTGGACATCCGGTACAATTTCTTTACTGGGACAGTGCCACAACAAGTTTTCATGCAAACCCTAGATGTACTTTtcattaacaacaacaatttcaaaaggCAGCTACTCCCTCAGAACCTTGGCTTCACCTCTGCACTCTACCTCACATTTGCAAACAACAAATTCACCGGTCCAATCCCACGAAGCATAGGAAATGCTTCATCAACATTGCTCGAAGTGTTATTCTTGAACAATCAATTAACCGGTTGTATTCCCTACGAAATTGGATTGTTACAAAAGGCCACAGTCTTTGATGCCGGAAACAACTTTCTGACTGGGCCTTTGCCGTGGTCGCTAGGCTGCTTGGATAGTATTGAGCAGCTGAACTTTGCTGGAAACTCTCTCTATGGAGAGGTGCCTGAGGTGGTGTGTCTACTAGGGAACCTGTTGAATCTTTCACTGTCAGATAACTATTTTACTCATGTTGGACCTGTGTGTAGGAAGCTGATAAAAAAAGGGGTTCTTGATGTAAGGGACAATTGCATTTATGGTCTCCCTGATCAGAAATCTTTGGGGGAGTGCTGGTGGTTCTTCTTCTACTCTAGATTCTGGCACTGCCAATACCCTTGGTGGTTGAGTACTTATGTTCCTTGTAAAACTTATACTCACTTTAAAAAAGCTCCTCCAGTGGGGTCCAAGAGAAGATTGATGTCTTATGCTGCTCTTGGAAGAGAGAGATTGTGA
- the LOC126706145 gene encoding protein IRX15-LIKE-like, protein MKSNTNTKVILLHPSIHKQSGAVSSSFSSTHRLWLVFIVTVFTLAFTITLLNSTMPSSISPTSQASAFTAPIPPSISDALLHYAATSNATTIHMSSSELTSIATTLTHCSPTCNFLIFGLTHESLLWQALNFNGRTVYLDENEFLVSKFEQSHPGIEAYDVSYTTKVSDMSELISVTKSAVKNDCRPVQNLLFSECKLGINDMPNHLYDVPWDVILVDGPRGYFANAPGRMSAIFTASVLARSKKVGGSNSNSNSKTHVFVHDFEREVERICSDEFLCEENLVETVELLAHFVLERMEENRFEFCKNSTSSLSTSLPSSNSVSLSSGDDD, encoded by the coding sequence atgAAGAGCAACACCAACACAAAAGTAATACTCCTCCACCCATCAATCCACAAGCAAAGCGGCGCCgtctcctcctccttctcctccACACACCGGTTGTGGCTGGTGTTTATAGTCACAGTCTTCACCTTAGCTTTCACCATCACTCTCCTTAACTCAACCATGCCATCCTCAATCAGTCCCACAAGCCAAGCTTCGGCCTTTACAGCTCCAATCCCACCTTCCATCTCCGACGCTCTCCTCCACTACGCCGCCACATCAAACGCCACCACTATCCACATGTCCTCTTCTGAACTCACCTCCATAGCCACCACTCTCACCCACTGCTCCCCAACTTGTAACTTCTTAATCTTCGGCCTCACCCACGAGTCTCTACTCTGGCAAGCTCTCAACTTTAATGGCAGAACCGTTTACTTAGACGAGAACGAGTTCTTGGTCTCGAAATTCGAGCAGTCGCACCCTGGAATCGAAGCCTACGACGTGTCGTACACAACCAAAGTCTCCGACATGAGCGAACTCATCTCTGTCACGAAATCGGCAGTCAAAAACGACTGCCGACCGGTGCAGAATCTCTTGTTCTCGGAATGTAAGCTGGGGATCAACGACATGCCGAACCACTTGTACGACGTGCCGTGGGACGTGATTCTGGTCGATGGGCCACGTGGGTATTTCGCCAATGCACCGGGGAGAATGTCGGCGATATTTACGGCGAGCGTTTTGGCGAGGAGCAAGAAGGTCGGTGGGTCCAACTCCAACTCCAACTCCAAGACCCATGTTTTTGTTCACGATTTTGAAAGAGAGGTTGAGAGGATTTGCAGTGATGAGTTCTTGTGCGAAGAGAATTTGGTTGAGACTGTGGAATTGTTGGCGCATTTTGTGTTGGAGAGAATGGAAGAGAACAGGTTTGAGTTTTGTAAGAATTCAACTTCTTCTTTGTCTACATCATTGCCATCATCAAATTCAGTTTCTTTATCATCAGGGGATGATGATTGA